GACCACGGCATGAGCGTGATGCTAGCGCGCGGCGATCTGGCGATCGAAGCCCCCATCGAATCCGACACCCGCGAGGTAGCGTCGCTGGTAGCGGCGTTATTCGCCGCCGTTCCTGGTACCCGATGGTTGCGGGATGCGACCCGGGGTGGGGTGGCGACGGTTGCCAATGAGCTGGCGGAAAGCACCGGTTTTGGGGTGGTTCTGGAAGACGAAAAGATTCCAGTTCGGCCGATGACCCGCGCCGCCTGCGACATGTTGGGAATCGATCCGTTATATGTTGCCAACGAAGGAACCTTCATCGCGGTTGTGCCCCGCGAATCCGCCGAAGCTGCCTGCGCCGCCCTCAAGCAGGCAGGTGCCCCAGACGCCCAGGTCATCGGTCGGATAGTGCAAGAACCGGCGCGGGCGGTTGTCTTGGTTACTGGCTTTGGTGGTACCCGCATGGTGGATAAACTCGTCGGCGACCCACTACCGCGAATCTGCTAAGAGAAATGTAACCGCCCATAAACCGCCTGCCCAAGGCTAATCCCGCCATCGGTTGGCGGTACGACCTGGTGGGTTAGCAGTTCGTAGCCTTCCGCCGCGCACAGCTGGCTCACATCCGCCACAAGCAGCCGGTTTAGCGCACAACCGCCGGTAACCCCGATAGTGGTCGTCCCCGCAGCATGAGCGGCGGCACACAACTCAGCGGCAATGAGCGCTGCAACATTTCGGTGAAATTCCCGAGCCCGGATAGTTCGCGGTGTATCCGCTTTGAGCAGCTTTTCGACGACCCCAGCCAGGCTAGTAGCAGGTATGAAATCCGCAGGCAACCGCACGTCACGGGCACATTGCTCCACTAGCATGGCGGCTTGGGCTTCGTATGTTACGTGGTGTGCTAAATCCAATAGACTCGCGGCGGCGTCGAAAAGCCGCCCTAAGCTAGAGGTTTCAACCACCCCCACCCCGGAATCTAATTGGGACGCAACCAGCCGACTATGGGCCTTCGGAACGCTTGCAGGCGGCTGAAAATCAATGCCCAGCCGGTGACATAACCCGGCCGCCTGCCGCCACGGGTGCAACACAGCCACATCACCGCCGACGAGCGGAAACGTCGGCAGATGCCACAACCGCCGCATGGAAGCGTCTGCGGAAATCTTCACAATCTCCCCGCCCCAAATCGTGCCATCAGTGCCAAAACCGGTACCGTCAAGGGCGGCAATCACCCCCACCACACCCGAACCACCAGGGGAAAACCGGTGGTGTTCGGCCAAAAGCGACACCGCATGCGCATGATGATGCTGCATCAACATCAACGGAATGTCGTATTTTTCGCAATAACGTTGCGCCCAATTAGTAGTGGCGTAATCCGGATGGAGATCACATACCACCACATCGGGAACCGTATCCTGAAACGATAACTGCTGTACAACAGCCCGTTCAAAGGACTGCTGCGCCGCATACGAACCCATGTCACCAATATGGGTTGAGATATGCGCAAACCCACCATGAGCCAAACAAAATGTATTCTTTAACTCCCCACCAACTGCAAGAACCGTCGGATTCTTAGCCGTTTCCACCACATCCACCGGCACCGGCGCCAAGCCTCGCCCCCGGCGCGCCACGGTGGTTGACACCACCACTGAGTCCTCCACCGGCACGTGAATCTCCCGGTCGTGGCAAAGCAGGCCGTCGACGATTCCGGTTTCTAGTAACTGGCGGTGTGCCAGATCATTGGTGAAGATCATGGGTTCACCTGAGATATTTGCGCTGGTGGCGATCATTGGTCGATCAACTAACAGCAGGTGCAGCGGTGAATATGGCAACATGATGCCGATTTCGGTTAATCCTGGTGCAATCTGTGGGTTATTTGTGAGGAAATCCTCTTGGGCCGCAGCTACAACCACCGGTCGCGCCGGGGAGGTGAGGATTTCTTCCTCGGCGCAAGTCAGTCGTGCGATGCGGTGTGCGGTTTCTAGGTTTGGGACCATCACGGCGAAAGGTTTGTCTGGGCGGTGTTTGCGGGCGCGCAATGCGGTTACCGCTTCGTGGTGGGTGGCGTCGCACATGATATGGAAGCCGCCGATGCCACGTACTGCGAGTATTTGACCGGCGCTGATCAGCTGTTGGGCTTGGGCGATGGTTGTATCGGTTGCCGCGCGCGGTGTGGCAGTGTGGGCGCTTGCCCACGCTTTGTTAGCTATTGGGTCAAAAGGTACGAAACTATCGGCAACCGGTTGGAAGGCTACAGGGTTAAGTGTGGAACCACTGGTGGTAGGTTCGCCGAGTGTAAGCCATAGTGTTGGCCCGCATTGGGGGCAGGAGATGGGTTGGGCGTGGTAGCGCCGGTCGTGGGGGTCGGTGTATTCCTTCGTACATTCAGTACATAGTGGGAAGTTTTTGAGGGTGGTGCGGGGCCGGTCGTAGGGCAGAGCTTCGATGATAGAAAGTCGTGGGCCGCAATTGGTGCAGCTGGTAAATGGGTAGCGGTAGCGGCGGTTATCTGGGTCGGCCATGTCGGCGATGCAGTCAGCACAGATGGTTACATCGGGTGGGATGAGGGTTTTGGGTTGGCTTGTTACTGTGGCGGGGTTTTGGGTGGGGAGGGATTCAACGATGCGGAACCTGGTGTCGGCTTTCCTGGTGGGGATCTCGGTGATTGTGTGGCTGGTTAACTGGGCAAGCGGTGGCAGCGATTGCAGCAAGGTGTCGTGGAATTGGTTGAGGATGTCGGCGTTTCCTTGAATTTCGATGAACACTTCTGTGGCAGTGTTGCCACAGAATCCGGTCACTGCGAACCGGTTGGCGAGGGTAGCGATAACCGGCCGCATTCCCACGCCCTGGACGATTCCGCGCAGGGTAATGAGATACCTGGTGTCCGTCATGGTTATTAATGCTAATCGGCTTGGAGTACAAGAAGGTGCGCACCTGCTGTTAAAGCTGTGTCGTGTGGGCTTTGCTTGTCGACGCAGGCGCAGGTCGCGGCGCAATCTGGGTGTGGCTTAGGTGCATGGTGGCTGTGAAAAAGTGTTAGTGTCAGATTCGTGCATGAAATTGCGTTATCGACGTATATCGCCGATATTGTTTCTCGGGCCGCAGGTGGTCGCAGCGTCGAGATTATCCGTCTTGAAATCGGGGCGTTACGCCAGGTGGTTCCCAGTTCATTGGAATACGCGTGGGGATTTGTCACCCGTGATACTGCGCTTGCTCAATCTCGGTTGGAAATTACGTGGATTGATGCGGTGGTCGAATGCGGAGATGGGCACACCACGGTGTTAGATGCGGCGGAGTATTTGTCAATGAGTTGTCCCATGTGCGGTCGACCAGTGACGGTGGTTACGGGAAATGAATGTCGGGTGCGCGATATTGAGGTTTGTGGTGAATATGCACCTGGGTAGGTAAGCGGTTAACCGCACAACGGGTCGAAGCGCGCCACAGCGCAGCCTGGGGGCGTCGAAAAGCTCTATGAACAGCACAGTTGTAAAAGTAACGAACAGAAACGGAGTGTGACCAGCCATGGGACGGTTCCACCGGCATGATGGAACAGAACACCATCACGATCATCATCACGACGATGGGCATCATAACGATCACCGCCACTCGCATTCCCACCACGATCACTCGCATTCGCACGAACACGTGGTGCGATCCGGGGATTTGGCCCCGGCGGACGTCGGTGATCATTCGGGTTATGCCACAGGCCGGGAACGCATCATGGTGTTGGAGGATATTTTCGCCGAGAATGATAACCGCGCGGCGGCGAACCGGGCGGCATTTGATGCTCATGAAGTGGTTGCCATTAACGTCATGAGTTCTCCGGGTGCGGGTAAGACCACATTGTTGGAAAAGACTTTGGCGCATTTTGCCGATACTTACCGATTAGGAGTCATTGAGGGCGACATTGAGACGGCGTTTGACGCTGAACGGCTTCGGGATTTAGGCGCCCAAGTGTCATTGCTTAATACTGGCCAAGGCTTTGGTGGCGAATGCCATTTGGATGCCCCCATGGTGTCGGCGGCGCTGCAACAATTGGAATTGGCGGATGTTGATGCGGTATTTATCGAAAACGTTGGTAACTTGGTGTGCCCAGCAGAATTTGATGTGGGGGCGCATCATAAGATCATGGTTGCTTCGGTGACGGAGGGGGAGGACAAACCGCTGAAATACCCGGTGATGTTTAGGTCTGTCTCAGTCGTAGTGATCAATAAGGTCGATTTACTGCCGTACCTAGATTTCGACATGGATGCGTTTCGGGCCAATATCGCCCAGGTGAATCCAGAGGCGCTGGTGGTGTTGGTATCAACCAAGACCGGTGATGGCTTGGCAGACTGGTACGAGTGGGTTGCCGGAGTGATTGGTGCCTAGGTAGTTAAAAAATCACCCCCGAAATGGTCGGGTAGCAGAATGTTCACTGTGGTTTTTCGCCGAGAATTTGGTGGAAGATACCGGTGTTGGCTCCTCCTAGTTTTTGCTTGTCGACGCGGCAGGTCCGCACGGTCACGATGCTGTTTTAGTGCTGGTTACTGTGGGTTTTGCCTGCTGCGTGCGTTGTGCTTTCGTTGAATGGATTTCTTCGGCGTCAGCACGGTTTTAGCGGAGATATACAAAAGACGGAATAAAGCGAATGTCCGCAGTGGATTGATACTGTAATAAACAACGAAAGCGTCAGGTGACACCGGATTTAATCGCGTTGGGAAGTGACGTCTTTACTAAGTCGCCACAATGTCCGGGTACCTGCATTGTCAACGGTTAAGGACACAGTATGCATCTGCTCGATACGTGGCAAGGCGGCACTCTTGCGGAAAACCTAGAGCGTAAAGGCGTGAAACGACGCGACTTTATGAAGATGTGTGCGGGGTTGGCGGCGGTTTTTGCCACGGGGGTTCCGTTGGCTGACAAAGCCTCCGCGGAAGAAGCCGAGAAAATTGCACATGCGTTGGGGAATGTGACGAAACCAAATGTTGCCTGGTTGCAATTGCAAGAGTGCACGGGCTGCATGGAATCGGTATTGCGTTCCGGATCTTCAACCATCGAAGATCTTGTATTGAACCAATTGTCGGTTAATTACAATGAGCTAGTTATGGCTGCGTCTGGGGAGGCGGCTGAACATGCGCTCCATGAGCTAAACCAACAACCGCACATTTTGGTGGTTAATGGTTCAGTATCATTGGCTGAAAACGGCGTGTACTGCATGATCGGTGGGAAGACCTCGGAACAGGTGCTGCGAGAAGCCGCCGAAAACGCCACCGTCATTCTCGCGGTCGGTGCGTGTGCGGTATACGGTTCAGTCCAGGCGGCCCGTCCTAACCCCACTCAGGCAGTGGGGGTGGAAGACATCATCAAAGACAAACCCATCATCAATGTCTCCGGCTGCCCACCCATCGGTGAAGTCATTACCGCCACTATCACCTATCTGCTCACCCACGGTAGGGCACCAAAAGTCGATGCCGAGGGGCGGCCGCTGTTCGCCTACGACCAGCGGATCCATGATTCTTGCCCGAGGCGGGCACATTATGATGCGGGTCAGTTTGTTCGGACTTTCGATGACGAAGCTGCCCGCAACGGCTGGTGCCTCTATGAAGTCGGCTGCAAAGGGCCTTCGACGTTTAGCCCGTGCCCGATCATTCAATGGAATCTTA
The nucleotide sequence above comes from Corynebacterium mustelae. Encoded proteins:
- a CDS encoding carbamoyltransferase HypF translates to MTDTRYLITLRGIVQGVGMRPVIATLANRFAVTGFCGNTATEVFIEIQGNADILNQFHDTLLQSLPPLAQLTSHTITEIPTRKADTRFRIVESLPTQNPATVTSQPKTLIPPDVTICADCIADMADPDNRRYRYPFTSCTNCGPRLSIIEALPYDRPRTTLKNFPLCTECTKEYTDPHDRRYHAQPISCPQCGPTLWLTLGEPTTSGSTLNPVAFQPVADSFVPFDPIANKAWASAHTATPRAATDTTIAQAQQLISAGQILAVRGIGGFHIMCDATHHEAVTALRARKHRPDKPFAVMVPNLETAHRIARLTCAEEEILTSPARPVVVAAAQEDFLTNNPQIAPGLTEIGIMLPYSPLHLLLVDRPMIATSANISGEPMIFTNDLAHRQLLETGIVDGLLCHDREIHVPVEDSVVVSTTVARRGRGLAPVPVDVVETAKNPTVLAVGGELKNTFCLAHGGFAHISTHIGDMGSYAAQQSFERAVVQQLSFQDTVPDVVVCDLHPDYATTNWAQRYCEKYDIPLMLMQHHHAHAVSLLAEHHRFSPGGSGVVGVIAALDGTGFGTDGTIWGGEIVKISADASMRRLWHLPTFPLVGGDVAVLHPWRQAAGLCHRLGIDFQPPASVPKAHSRLVASQLDSGVGVVETSSLGRLFDAAASLLDLAHHVTYEAQAAMLVEQCARDVRLPADFIPATSLAGVVEKLLKADTPRTIRAREFHRNVAALIAAELCAAAHAAGTTTIGVTGGCALNRLLVADVSQLCAAEGYELLTHQVVPPTDGGISLGQAVYGRLHFS
- a CDS encoding hydrogenase maturation nickel metallochaperone HypA — protein: MHEIALSTYIADIVSRAAGGRSVEIIRLEIGALRQVVPSSLEYAWGFVTRDTALAQSRLEITWIDAVVECGDGHTTVLDAAEYLSMSCPMCGRPVTVVTGNECRVRDIEVCGEYAPG
- the hypB gene encoding hydrogenase nickel incorporation protein HypB; protein product: MGRFHRHDGTEHHHDHHHDDGHHNDHRHSHSHHDHSHSHEHVVRSGDLAPADVGDHSGYATGRERIMVLEDIFAENDNRAAANRAAFDAHEVVAINVMSSPGAGKTTLLEKTLAHFADTYRLGVIEGDIETAFDAERLRDLGAQVSLLNTGQGFGGECHLDAPMVSAALQQLELADVDAVFIENVGNLVCPAEFDVGAHHKIMVASVTEGEDKPLKYPVMFRSVSVVVINKVDLLPYLDFDMDAFRANIAQVNPEALVVLVSTKTGDGLADWYEWVAGVIGA
- a CDS encoding hydrogenase small subunit, yielding MHLLDTWQGGTLAENLERKGVKRRDFMKMCAGLAAVFATGVPLADKASAEEAEKIAHALGNVTKPNVAWLQLQECTGCMESVLRSGSSTIEDLVLNQLSVNYNELVMAASGEAAEHALHELNQQPHILVVNGSVSLAENGVYCMIGGKTSEQVLREAAENATVILAVGACAVYGSVQAARPNPTQAVGVEDIIKDKPIINVSGCPPIGEVITATITYLLTHGRAPKVDAEGRPLFAYDQRIHDSCPRRAHYDAGQFVRTFDDEAARNGWCLYEVGCKGPSTFSPCPIIQWNLKSGWPIGAGHPCIGCTEKHFFDRFTPFYDTLPDFTGFGIESSVETVGWGLVGAAAAGAVIHGGVTMVKEVAIKRSTGEIEPLAAFGDSPQQSETTTSTPNPGEGEV